The nucleotide window CGCAATGCCAAACCCGTCCCTCAGCTTTGAGGTATCGAGACGCGAGTTTGCCGGCCTTAGTGCGGGGCTGCCGTATTCCTTTGCAGTGATCGCACGGATGTTGTCCGCGCTAAGCGACAGAGGCACACCATTGTCCGCCAGATACCGGACGACCAGTTTTGCATAGTCGCACCAGTTGGTCTCGCCTAGCGCAGCCAGGTGATAAACACCGGGAACGAAATCCTGCTCCGTTCGATTCAGGTACCGGCCCACGGCAACAGCCGTGATGTCAGCAACCAGCGAGGCCGGGGTCGGGGCACCCCACTGATCAGACACCACGCTCAGGGATTCGCGAATCGTAGCGGCACGGACGATGCTCTTCAGAAAATTGCCGCCATGCAAGCCGTATACCCAGCTCGTACGGAAGATCAGGTGGTTTGCTGTCGCAGCCTGGACCATGCGCTCGCCGCCCAGCTTCGACTTGCCATAAGCGGACAACGGATTCGGCACGTCGGTCTCGACATATGCACCGGCCTTCTCGCCGTCGAATACGTAATCAGTCGAATAGTGAACGACCAGCGCGCCGAGTTGCGCGGCTTCCTCAGCCAGGATTCCCGGGGCGACCACATTTACAGCATTGGCCAGGTCGGTCTCCCGTTCCGCAAGGTCGACAGCCGTATAGGCGGCGGCATTGACGATGATGTCCGGGCGCGCTGCCTTGACTGCGCCGCGCACGCTCTCGGCATCGGTCAGATCGCATTGGCGGCGGTCCACCGCCACCACGGTTCCGTGCAAGGCCAAGCTGCGCGTCAGCTCGAATCCTAGTTGACCATTGGCACCAATGAGCAGGATCCTCGGAAACATGCCGGACTCAAGCGGCATATTGCTTCGCCACCCAATTCCGATACTCCCCCGACATCACGTCCTGCACCCATGCCTGGTTATCCAGGTACCACTGGACCGTCTTGCGCAGCCCGCTTTCAAACGTCTCGGCCGGCTTCCAGCCCAGTTCGCGTTCCAGCTTGCGTGCATCGATCGCATAGCGGCGATCATGCCCGGGGCGATCCTTGACGAAGGTGACCTGGTCACGGTACGAGCCGGTGGTCTTGGGCGACAGTTCGTCGAGCAGGTCGCACAGCGTGTGGACGACGTCCAGGTTCGTCTTCTCGTTCCAGCCGCCAACGTTATAGGTTTCGCCCAGGCGGCCGCGTGCCAGCACCTCGCGGATGGCCGAGCAGTGGTCGCGCACGTACAGCCAGTCACGCACGTTTTTCCCGTCGCCATAAATAGGCAGCGGTTTGCCGGCGAGGGCGTTGGCGATCACCAGCGGAATCAGCTTTTCCGGGAAATGATACGGGCCGTAGTTGTTCGAGCAGTTCGTCGTCAGAACCGGCAAGCCGTAGGTATGGTGATACGCGCGCACCAGGTGGTCCGATGCGGCCTTGGATGCCGAATACGGGCTGTTGGGCGCGTAGGGGGTCGTTTCCGAGAACTGCGGATCGGTTTCGCTCAACGAGCCGAACACCTCGTCGGTCGACACATGGAGGAAGCGGAATTCGGACTTGGCCGGTTCCTGCAAGCCGCTCCAGTAGGCGCGCGCGGCCTCCAGCAGCGTAAACGTTCCGACGATATTGGTCTGGATGAACTCACCGGGCCCATGGATCGATCGGTCAACATGGCTCTCGGCGGCAAAGTGCACTACGGCGCGCGGCTTGTAGGTGGCAAAGAGCTGGTCCAGTGCGGCACGGTCGCAAATATCGGTTTGCGAAAACACGTGGCGGGGGTCGTCCTCGACAGACGCGAGGGTCTTTCGATTCCCCGCGTAGGTGAGCTTGTCGACGTTGACCACACCATCCGCCGACTTGTCGCTCAACCAGGCGAGAACGAAATTGGCACCGATGAATCCGGCGCCCCCTGTGACCAGAATATGGGACAAAACTTGCTCCTTGCCTCGATATGTTTCGATAACCCGGCAAAAGCCGAGCGCCCACCTTGTCCTCTTTTTGGACGGCGGGGCCGTAAGTGCCTGCAGAAGTGGCGGTATTCTATCCGACGGAATGCCCTAGCCTACGTGGCTGCGGCGCCTTTTTGTAGCCTCATGTAACCGCGCCACGGTATATCGGTCACAAAACTACAAATAGAAGCGAATTTGTTCTGACAGGACCAGATGCCCAACAATAACGTTACCCATTCATCACTTTACGCCATCGGTGACCTGCAGGGTTGCGCGCCCTCCCTGGACGCCCTGCTGGTTCACCTGCCGGCGCAGCCAGCGGTGCGCCTGGTCGGCGATCTCGTCAACCGGGGCCCCGGTTCCCTGCAGACCCTGCGCACTATCCGCGCCATGGGTGAGCGCGCGGAAACCGTCCTCGGCAACCACGACATTCACCTGCTCGCCGTAGCCTCCGGCGTCCGCAAGAAAGGCCGCCACGACACCCTCGACGACATCCTCACTGCCCCCGACCGTGACGACTTGCTTACCTGGCTCCGCCACCGCCCCTTGGCCCTGCTGGAAAACAACTTTCTCCTGGTCCACGCCGGCGTCCTCCCCCAATGGACCGCCGCACAGGTAATCGAGCTCTCCCACGAAATCGAAGAACAACTACAGGGCCCCAACTGGCAAGGCTTCCTCGCCGACATCTTCGGCAACACTCCCGACCGCTGGCACGACGGCCTACGCGGCATCGACCGTCACCGCGTGGTCGTCAATGCCCTCACCCGGCTGCGCTACTGCACGCCCAACGGGGTGATGGACTTCAAGACCAAGGATGGCCCGGGCAAGGCGCCGGAAGGGTTCATGCCCTGGTTCGACGTGCCGGGGCGGCGCACCGAGGACGTGACGGTGGTCTGCGGCCACTGGTCGACGCTGGGCCTGGTCATGCGGCCGAACCTGATGGCGCTGGATACGGGGTGCGTCTGGGGTGGCAAACTGACGGCGGCGCGACTGGCGCAGAACCCTGCCGAGCGCACTGTCATCCAGGTGGATTGCCCGCAATATTGCGATCCCCTGGCCTGAATCGCTATCCCGCGTTGGCGGGGACGACAGGACGGCTAACCGATGGCAGCGGACGCTGGCTGCGGCGCGCTGGCGGGCTCTTGGGGTTGGTTCAGCCGCTGGGCTACCGTGGCGGCGTGCTCCGCCGCGCCCTGGCTGAGATAAGCGACGACTTCTCTCGCCGAAGCCGCCAGATCGCGGCGGTCTCCCGAGGCCGGCATCAGCGCCGGCCCGATCACCAGCCGCGCCTTGATCGGCGGCGCACGCAAGACCGCTTCGAGCGACTGCAGCAGCGTGGTGTCGCCGATATAGGCGGCGGCCAGCGTGGGCTGGCCAGTGGCCGCGTCGAGGTAGTTCAAGCCCAGCGGCTGTACCGGCAGCCCGCCCGAAATCGGCGCCTGCAACAGGTTGGCATGGAACGGCAGCACCGAGGTTCCGTCGGTGGTCGTTCCTTCAGGAAACACCCCCACCAAATCCCCCTGCAGCATCACATCCGTAATGTCATGCAGCACCCGATGCGCATCCCGCTTGCGCCCACGTTCGATAAAGATGGTGCCGGTCTTGTCGCACAGCCAGCCGATCAGCGGCCAGCTACGGATCTCGGACTTGGCGACGAAGCGCACCGGCTGCCAGCTGTGGATGACGTAGATGTCCAGCCAGGAGATATGGTTGGACACCACCATCGCCCCCTGCCGCGCCGCGCCGGTGTGCGCAACCCCGGTGGCGTCGACCACTTCCACTTCCACCCCGCAGATGCGCAACAACCGCCGCGACCAGCGGCGGATATGCCACTCGCGCGAGCGCACGCCCAGCCATGGGAACAGCAAGGCGCAGGTCAGCAACCCGCGCAGCAGGTGCAGGACCAGTGCGGTCTTGCGCAGCCAGATCATGCCTGGGCGTGGTTGCCGTAGACGACTTGTCCGCCGACCAGGGTCATGCGGACCTTGCCTTCCATTTCGTAGCCGAGCCACGGCGAGTTCTTGCCCTGGCTCTTGAGCGAGCGGCGCTCGACCTTCCACACTTGCTTCGGATCGAATACGCATACATCGGCGGCGCTGCCGACGGCCAGGGTGCCGGCCTTGAGGCCGATCACGCGGGCGGGCTCGGCGGTGATGCGGGCCAGCGCCTGCGCCAGCGGGACCTTGTGCTCGCTGGCCCAGCGCAGGGTCAGCGGCAGCAGCAGTTCCAGGCCGGTTGCGCCGGGCGAGGCCTCGGCGAAGGGCAGCAGCTTCTCGTCGTCGTCGACCGGCGTATGGTCCGAGCACAGCGCGTCGATGGTGCCGTCGGCCAGTGCGGTAACGATGGCGTCGCGGTCGCGCGGGCTGCGCAGCGGCGGCGAAAAGCGCATCTGCGAATTGAAGTAGCCGATATCCATGTCGGTCAGCGAGACGTGGTGGATATTGACGTCGCAGGTCACTTTCAGGCCTTCGCGCTTGGCCTGGCGCACCAGCTCCAGCCCGGCGGCGGACGACAGCCGGCACAGGTGGACGCGGGCGCCGGTGCTGCGCATCAGTTCGAAGATGGTGTGCAGGCGCACGGTCTCGGCGATGACCGACACGCCGGACAGGCCCAGCCGCGATGCCACCGCGCCGCTGGCGGCGACGCCGCCGCCGAGGAACGGGTCTTCCGGGCGCAGCCACACGGTGAAGCCGAAGGTCTGCGCGTATTGCAGCGCGCGCAGCAGCACCTGGGTGTTGCGCACCGGCGCCTCGGCCTGGCTGAAGCCGACGCAGCCGGCCTCGGTCAGCTGGCCCATCTCGGTCAGGGTCTCGCCCTTCAGGCCCAGCGTCAGCGCGCCGAGCGGATAGACGTGGGTCTGGTTCAGGGTGCG belongs to Cupriavidus taiwanensis and includes:
- the rfbD gene encoding dTDP-4-dehydrorhamnose reductase, whose translation is MPLESGMFPRILLIGANGQLGFELTRSLALHGTVVAVDRRQCDLTDAESVRGAVKAARPDIIVNAAAYTAVDLAERETDLANAVNVVAPGILAEEAAQLGALVVHYSTDYVFDGEKAGAYVETDVPNPLSAYGKSKLGGERMVQAATANHLIFRTSWVYGLHGGNFLKSIVRAATIRESLSVVSDQWGAPTPASLVADITAVAVGRYLNRTEQDFVPGVYHLAALGETNWCDYAKLVVRYLADNGVPLSLSADNIRAITAKEYGSPALRPANSRLDTSKLRDGFGIAIPEWHRDVERTLREFIDIAEFALVTDACKTSKE
- the rfbB gene encoding dTDP-glucose 4,6-dehydratase; protein product: MSHILVTGGAGFIGANFVLAWLSDKSADGVVNVDKLTYAGNRKTLASVEDDPRHVFSQTDICDRAALDQLFATYKPRAVVHFAAESHVDRSIHGPGEFIQTNIVGTFTLLEAARAYWSGLQEPAKSEFRFLHVSTDEVFGSLSETDPQFSETTPYAPNSPYSASKAASDHLVRAYHHTYGLPVLTTNCSNNYGPYHFPEKLIPLVIANALAGKPLPIYGDGKNVRDWLYVRDHCSAIREVLARGRLGETYNVGGWNEKTNLDVVHTLCDLLDELSPKTTGSYRDQVTFVKDRPGHDRRYAIDARKLERELGWKPAETFESGLRKTVQWYLDNQAWVQDVMSGEYRNWVAKQYAA
- a CDS encoding symmetrical bis(5'-nucleosyl)-tetraphosphatase, which gives rise to MPNNNVTHSSLYAIGDLQGCAPSLDALLVHLPAQPAVRLVGDLVNRGPGSLQTLRTIRAMGERAETVLGNHDIHLLAVASGVRKKGRHDTLDDILTAPDRDDLLTWLRHRPLALLENNFLLVHAGVLPQWTAAQVIELSHEIEEQLQGPNWQGFLADIFGNTPDRWHDGLRGIDRHRVVVNALTRLRYCTPNGVMDFKTKDGPGKAPEGFMPWFDVPGRRTEDVTVVCGHWSTLGLVMRPNLMALDTGCVWGGKLTAARLAQNPAERTVIQVDCPQYCDPLA
- a CDS encoding lysophospholipid acyltransferase family protein, whose product is MIWLRKTALVLHLLRGLLTCALLFPWLGVRSREWHIRRWSRRLLRICGVEVEVVDATGVAHTGAARQGAMVVSNHISWLDIYVIHSWQPVRFVAKSEIRSWPLIGWLCDKTGTIFIERGRKRDAHRVLHDITDVMLQGDLVGVFPEGTTTDGTSVLPFHANLLQAPISGGLPVQPLGLNYLDAATGQPTLAAAYIGDTTLLQSLEAVLRAPPIKARLVIGPALMPASGDRRDLAASAREVVAYLSQGAAEHAATVAQRLNQPQEPASAPQPASAAIG
- a CDS encoding dihydroorotase translates to MKIHIKGGRLIDPASNTDAAQDLYIAAGKVVGVGSAPADFTANKVIDASGLIVCPGLVDLSARLREPGYEYKATLESEVAAATAGGVTSLVCPPDTDPVLDEPGLVEMLKFRARTLNQTHVYPLGALTLGLKGETLTEMGQLTEAGCVGFSQAEAPVRNTQVLLRALQYAQTFGFTVWLRPEDPFLGGGVAASGAVASRLGLSGVSVIAETVRLHTIFELMRSTGARVHLCRLSSAAGLELVRQAKREGLKVTCDVNIHHVSLTDMDIGYFNSQMRFSPPLRSPRDRDAIVTALADGTIDALCSDHTPVDDDEKLLPFAEASPGATGLELLLPLTLRWASEHKVPLAQALARITAEPARVIGLKAGTLAVGSAADVCVFDPKQVWKVERRSLKSQGKNSPWLGYEMEGKVRMTLVGGQVVYGNHAQA